A stretch of Elephas maximus indicus isolate mEleMax1 chromosome 20, mEleMax1 primary haplotype, whole genome shotgun sequence DNA encodes these proteins:
- the ACTR8 gene encoding actin-related protein 8, whose protein sequence is MTQAEKGDTENGKEKGGEKEKEQRGVKRPIVPALVPESLQEQIQSNFIVVIHPGSTTLRIGRATDTLPASIPHIIARRHKQQGQPLYKDNWLLREGLNKPESNEQRQNGLKMVDQAIWSKKMSNGTRRIPVTPEQARSYNKQMRPAILDHCSGNKWTNTSHHPEYLVGEEALYVNPLDCYNIHWPIRRGQLNIHPGPGGSLTAVLADIEVIWSHAIQKYLEIPLKDLKYYRCILLIPDIYNKQHVKELVNMILMKMGFSGIVVHQESVCATFGSGLSSTCIVDVGDQKTSVCCVEDGVSHRNTRLCLAYGGSDVSRCFYWLMQRAGFPYRECQLTNKMDCLLLQHLKETFCHLDQDISGLQDHEFQIRHPDSPALLYQFRLGDEKLQAPMALFYPATFGIVGQKMTSLQHRSQGDPEDPHDEHYLLATQSKQEQSAKATADRKSASKPIGFEGDLRGQSSDLPERLHSQEVDLGSSQGDCLMAGNDSEEALTALMSRKTAISLFEGKALGLDKAILHSIDCCSSDDTKKKMYSSILVVGGGLMFHKAQEFLQHRILNKMPPSFRRIIENVDVITRPKDMDPRLIAWKGGAVLACLDTTQELWIYQREWQRFGVRMLRERAAFVW, encoded by the exons ATGACCCAGGCAGAGAAGGGAGACACGGAAAACGGGAAGGAGAAGGGcggggagaaggagaaggagcagCGCGGTGTGAAGCGGCCCATCGTGCCCGCGCTGGTGCCGGAGTCGCTGCAGGAG CAAATCCAGAGCAACTTCATCGTTGTCATTCATCCAGGTTCAACAACTTTGAGAATTGGTCGAGCCACAGACACACTGCCTGCCAGCATTCCTCACATCATTGCACGAAGACACAAACAACAAGGGCAGCCCCTATACAAGGACAACTGGCTACTAAGGGAGGGACTAAAT aaACCTGAAAGTAATGAACAAAGACAAAATGGTCTTAAAATGGTGGATCAAGCCATATGGTCTAAAAAGATGTCAAATGGTACCAGACGGATTCCTGTGACCCCGGAACAG GCACGATCCTATAACAAGCAGATGCGACCTGCAATTTTAGATCACTGCTCTGGAAATAAGTGGACAAACACATCTCATCACCCTGAGTATTTGGTAGGAGAAGAG GCCTTGTATGTTAATCCATTGGACTGTTATAATATTCACTGGCCCATCAGAAGAGGTCAGTTAAATATTCACCCAGGACCTGGGGGCTCCCTTACGGCTGTTCTGGCAGATATTGAAGTAATATGGTCTCATGCAATACAAAAATACTTGGAAATCCCACTGAAAGATTTAAAG TATTATAGATGTATCTTGTTAATTCCTGATATCTATAATAAACAGCATGTGAAAGAATTAGTGAATATGATACTGATGAAAATGGGCTTTTCAG GGATCGTGGTCCATCAGGAGTCTGTGTGTGCCACCTTTGGAAGTGGCTTGAGCAGCACATGTATTGTAGACGTTGGGGACCAGAAGACAAGCGTGTGCTGTGTGGAGGATGGGGTCTCTCATCGCAACACTCG GCTCTGTCTGGCATATGGCGGATCTGATGTGTCAAGATGTTTCTATTGGTTAATGCAGCGAGCTGGGTTCCCATACAGAGAATGCCAGTTAACAAACAAAATGGATTGCCTTCTTCTGCAGCACCTTAAAGAAACTTTTTGTCATTTAGATCAG GACATCTCTGGGCTGCAGGACCATGAGTTTCAGATTCGACATCCTGATTCCCCAGCCCTGCTTTACCAGTTTCGATTAGGAGATGAGAAACTCCAG GCTCCGATGGCTTTGTTCTACCCAGCAACATTTGGAATTGTTGGACAGAAAATGACAAGTTTGCAGCACAGGTCCCAGGGTGATCCTGAGGACCCTCATGATGAACATTATCTCCTGGCCACTCAGAGCAAGCAGGAACAG TCTGCAAAAGCTACTGCTGACCGAAAGTCTGCATCCAAACCCATTGGATTTGAAGGGGATCTTCGTGGCCAGTCCTCTGATCTTCCAGAAAGACTCCATTCCCAGGAGGTGGATTTGGGATCCTCCCAGGGAGACTGCCTGATGGCGGGCAATGATTCTGAGGAGGCCCTCACTGCACTGATGTCCAGGAAGACTGCCATCTCACTGTTTGAAGGGAAAGCCCTGGGCCTGGATAAAGCCATCCTTCATAGCATAGACTGCTGTT CATCTGATGATACCAAAAAGAAGATGTACAGCTCCATCCTGGTGGTAGGAGGTGGCTTGATGTTTCATAAAGCTCAAGAATTCCTGCAGCACAGAATACTCAACAAAATGCCACCTTCATTCAGGAGAATTATTGAAAATGTGGACGTGATTACAAGGCCTAAG GACATGGATCCCCGGCTGATTGCATGGAAAGGAGGGGCAGTGTTGGCTTGTTTGGATACGACACAGGAACTGTGGATTTATCAGCGAGAATGGCAACGCTTTGGTGTCCGCATGTTACGAGAGCGGGCTGCTTTTGTGTGGTGA
- the SELENOK gene encoding selenoprotein K, protein MVYISNGQVLDSRSQSPWRLSFITDFFWGIAEFVVLFFKTLLQQDVKKRGGYGSSSDSRYDDGRGPPGNPPRRMGRINHLRGPSPPPMAGGUGR, encoded by the exons ATGGTTTACATCTCGAATG GACAAGTGTTGGATAGCCGAAGTCAGTCCCCTTGGAGATTATCTTTCATAACAGATTTCTTCTGGGGAATAGCCGAGTTTGTGGTTTTGTT TTTCAAAACTCTGCTTCAGCAAGATGTGAAGAAAAGAGGCGGCTACGGAAGCTCATCTGATTCCAGATACGATGATGGAAGAGG GCCACCTGGAAACCCTCCCCGAAGAATGGGCAGAATCAATCATCTGCGTGGCCCTAGCCCTCCTCCAATGGCTGGTGGATGAGGAAGGTAA